In Clostridium sp. DL-VIII, the following proteins share a genomic window:
- a CDS encoding MBL fold metallo-hydrolase, with the protein MNRLNKPVITKETIKAMEDMSFFTHAMIFDDLLIVAQKETNCFVLKTSDGLIVIDAIWPAKEAFDAIVAAIKDVGWNPYTIKKLVLTHGHVDHTGCGKWFVEKYHAYTYLSKIDDIFWEEHPTKPDRPETWKDYKIDVYVQDGDTIILGDKTIYVYGTPGHTPGGLSYIFPVKDDGEIHMAALWGATTPPWTKDEVQQYLKSLDYFISEAISKKVDVALSNHTAIDNGLERIMYSKVRMDYMPNIYIIGQDGFQKYCQVFRTLSYDLLERL; encoded by the coding sequence ATGAATAGATTAAATAAGCCAGTTATTACGAAAGAAACAATCAAAGCAATGGAGGACATGTCATTTTTTACCCATGCTATGATTTTTGACGATTTACTAATTGTTGCACAAAAAGAAACAAATTGCTTTGTATTAAAGACAAGTGATGGGCTAATAGTAATAGATGCTATTTGGCCAGCAAAGGAAGCTTTTGATGCAATAGTAGCTGCGATTAAAGATGTAGGTTGGAATCCTTATACTATAAAAAAGCTGGTTTTAACTCATGGACATGTTGATCATACAGGCTGTGGAAAATGGTTTGTTGAGAAATACCATGCTTACACATATCTTTCTAAAATAGATGATATTTTTTGGGAGGAACATCCTACTAAGCCTGATAGACCAGAAACGTGGAAAGATTATAAAATTGATGTTTATGTTCAAGATGGTGATACCATAATATTGGGTGATAAAACAATATATGTTTATGGTACTCCTGGTCATACTCCAGGAGGATTAAGCTATATATTCCCTGTAAAAGATGATGGTGAAATCCACATGGCAGCATTATGGGGGGCTACAACTCCACCATGGACAAAAGATGAAGTACAACAATATCTTAAGTCCTTAGATTATTTTATTAGTGAAGCAATTAGTAAAAAAGTAGATGTGGCTTTAAGTAATCATACAGCTATAGATAATGGTTTGGAGCGTATTATGTATTCAAAAGTAAGAATGGATTATATGCCTAATATTTATATTATTGGACAAGATGGATTTCAAAAATATTGTCAGGTGTTTAGGACATTGAGTTATGATCTGTTGGAAAGATTATAA
- a CDS encoding sigma-70 family RNA polymerase sigma factor, which translates to MDFDYVETLVTRCNNNDEEAKEKLAYEFKPFIYNISKRTFIDGYNANDIIQECYHSLFKSVSMYNSEKHRFVAYATNAIKNNMSDLIKRTKTRRSTEGSNALSLHDDVENNFPELELSTETSLCEMCDYEDLQLALKNLNEEELELIDFVFYKNYTVKEYAYFKNMCYSTAIQKKKNILMKILNNISFYY; encoded by the coding sequence ATGGATTTTGATTATGTCGAAACTTTAGTTACCAGATGTAATAACAATGATGAAGAAGCAAAAGAAAAATTAGCTTATGAGTTTAAACCTTTTATTTATAATATTTCTAAAAGGACTTTCATTGATGGATATAATGCTAATGATATTATACAGGAATGCTACCATTCACTCTTCAAATCAGTTTCTATGTACAATTCAGAAAAACATAGATTTGTTGCCTATGCTACTAATGCTATTAAAAATAATATGAGTGATTTAATAAAAAGAACTAAAACTAGAAGATCTACTGAAGGTAGTAATGCATTAAGCCTACATGATGATGTGGAAAATAATTTTCCCGAACTTGAACTCTCAACTGAAACTTCATTATGTGAAATGTGTGATTATGAAGATTTACAATTAGCCCTTAAGAATTTAAACGAAGAGGAACTTGAACTTATAGATTTTGTATTTTACAAAAATTACACTGTAAAAGAATATGCTTATTTTAAAAATATGTGTTACTCTACTGCTATTCAAAAAAAGAAAAACATTTTAATGAAAATACTTAATAATATTTCATTCTATTATTAA
- a CDS encoding N-acetylmuramoyl-L-alanine amidase — MSDFIIAVGHTASGNVGCGVVDRLDESNCTRVIGALVVEYLQQRGHEVNLLRIDKSNSYNCEDCYERANQANEIAKTQDIKLYVEIHINAGGGSGPEVLVFGKSEVANQYAAKVCNELSSTLNLPNRGVKIRNLIVLNKTIMPAILVECLFADSDDANNYDPDIIARAIVCGLVEDEVSGNEEWKNGRTDGIIMILVGGFAQVLIINVIIQQKMDGRR; from the coding sequence ATGAGTGATTTTATAATAGCTGTCGGTCATACTGCTAGTGGGAATGTTGGATGTGGAGTTGTTGATAGGCTTGATGAGAGCAATTGTACCAGAGTTATAGGGGCTTTAGTTGTAGAGTATTTGCAGCAGAGAGGACATGAGGTTAATTTACTTAGAATTGATAAGAGTAATAGTTATAACTGTGAAGATTGTTATGAAAGAGCAAATCAAGCTAATGAAATAGCAAAGACACAAGATATAAAACTTTATGTTGAGATTCATATTAATGCAGGGGGAGGTAGTGGCCCTGAAGTATTAGTATTTGGAAAATCAGAAGTAGCTAATCAATATGCTGCTAAAGTATGCAATGAATTATCAAGTACTCTGAATTTACCTAATAGAGGAGTAAAAATAAGAAACTTAATTGTTCTTAATAAAACTATTATGCCTGCAATTTTGGTTGAATGTTTGTTTGCTGATAGTGATGATGCAAACAACTATGATCCAGATATTATTGCAAGAGCTATTGTTTGTGGCTTAGTTGAAGATGAGGTTTCTGGTAATGAAGAATGGAAGAACGGAAGAACGGATGGAATAATAATGATATTGGTTGGTGGTTTTGCACAAGTGTTGATAATAAATGTTATTATACAGCAAAAGATGGATGGCAGGAGATAG